A genomic window from Ischnura elegans chromosome 10, ioIscEleg1.1, whole genome shotgun sequence includes:
- the LOC124166681 gene encoding uncharacterized protein LOC124166681 — MGLKLCGTASKAVIILAATMAILLEAVDGASLNNRRNVESEETTGEAKTCDSWVPCGWAMFTTSTRRIDYFIENNCRCAAGMQCRNMEINSYLRAYVYRCTQVIQ, encoded by the exons ATGGGACTGAAGCTGTGCGGGACCGCATCGAAAGCGGTCATTATCCTTGCGGCGACGATGGCCATCCTATTGGAAGCGGTTGACGGAGCCTCGCTGAATAACAGG AGGAACGTCGAAAGTGAAGAGACAACGGGTGAAGCGAAAACATGCGACAGCTGGGTCCCCTGCGGTTGGGCGATGTTCACAACTTCCACAAGGAGAATCGATTACTTCATTGAGAACAA TTGCCGCTGCGCTGCCGGCATGCAGTGTCGAAACATGGAGATCAACTCCTACTTGAGGGCCTACGTCTACCGCTGCACGCAGGTGATCCAGTAG